In a single window of the Cydia pomonella isolate Wapato2018A chromosome 2, ilCydPomo1, whole genome shotgun sequence genome:
- the LOC133534666 gene encoding uncharacterized PE-PGRS family protein PE_PGRS54-like — MAFNVKNLFIITLLVPFVLGKPGLSGVNKGGDDKGSSGSVAVAAAASSSGGNDKGSGGSVATAAAASSSGGDKSGDDNGSGGSVASAPAASLSGGDDESGDNEGSGGNVVVPASASSSGGDDKGGDDKGLGGGVIVTVRVPVSSLGGDNKGDDKDSGGSVVATTTSNSGGDDKGGDDEGSGGSVAAAAAASSSGGDDKGSGGSVTVAADASSSGGDDKGSGGSVAIAAAASSSGGNDKGSGGSVTVAADASSSGGDDKGSGGSVTVAADASSSDGDDKGGDDKGGDDEDSGGSIAVVATASSLGGNDEGGDNKGGGDKGSGGSVADTADASSSAGDDKGGDEKSGDDTGSGGSVTVKVAVSSSGGDDKGGDDTSGDDQGGDDKGGDDKDGENKGEDDKGSGGSVATAAAASSSGGDDEGGDDKDGDDEDSDGSVTVAVAASSSGGDDESSDGSVAVAATASSSGGDDEGGDGKGGDDKSGDDKGGDDKSGDDKGGDDKGSGGSAAAAAAASSSGGDGKSGDDKGGDDESLDGSVAVAVAASSSGGDDESSDGSVAVAATASSSGGDDEGGDGKGGDDKSGDDKGGDDKSGDDKGGDDKGSGGSAAAAAAASSSGGDGKSGDDKGGDDESLDGSVAVAATDSSLGGDDKGGDDKGGDDKGLGGSVTVTVAVSSLDGNDKGGDDKGRDDKGSGGSEH; from the exons ATGGCATTCAACGTAAaaaacttgtttataataaCCTTATTAGTGCCATTTGTACTAGGTAAACCAGgattaa GTGGAGTCAACAAGGGCGGAGATGACAAGGGCTCAAGTGGAAGTGTCGCCGTTGCGGCTGCTGCCTCTAGTTCAGGTGGAAACGACAAGGGCTCAGGTGGAAGTGTCGCCACTGCGGCTGCTGCCTCTAGTTCAGGTGGAGACAAAAGCGGAGATGACAATGGCTCAGGTGGAAGTGTCGCTTCTGCGCCTGCTGCCTCTCTTTCAGGCGGAGACGACGAGAGTGGAGATAACGAGGGCTCAGGTGGCAATGTCGTTGTTCCGGCTTCTGCCTCTAGTTCAGGCGGAGATGATAAGGGCGGAGATGACAAGGGCTTAGGTGGAGGTGTCATCGTTACGGTTAGGGTTCCTGTTTCTAGTTTAGGCGGAGACAATAAGGGAGATGACAAAGACTCAGGTGGAAGTGTTGTTGCGACTACTACCTCTAATTCAGGCGGAGACGACAAGGGTGGAGATGACGAGGGCTCAGGTGGAAGTGTCGCCGCTGCGGCTGCTGCCTCTAGTTCAGGCGGAGATGACAAGGGCTCAGGTGGAAGTGTCACGGTTGCGGCTGATGCCTCTAGTTCAGGCGGAGATGACAAGGGCTCAGGTGGAAGTGTCGCCATTGCGGCTGCTGCCTCTAGTTCAGGCGGAAATGACAAGGGCTCAGGTGGAAGTGTCACCGTTGCGGCTGATGCCTCTAGTTCAGGCGGAGATGACAAGGGCTCAGGTGGAAGTGTCACCGTTGCGGCTGATGCCTCTAGTTCAGACGGAGATGACAAGGGTGGAGATGATAAGGGAGGAGATGACGAGGACTCAGGTGGAAGTATCGCCGTTGTGGCTACTGCCTCTAGTTTAGGCGGAAACGACGAGGGCGGAGATAATAAGGGCGGAGGTGATAAGGGCTCAGGTGGAAGTGTCGCCGATACAGCTGATGCCTCTAGTTCAGCCGGAGACGACAAGGGTGGAGATGAAAAGAGCGGAGATGACACGGGCTCAGGTGGAAGTGTCACCGTTAAGGTTGCTGTCTCTAGTTCGGGCGGAGACGATAAGGGCGGAGACGATACAAGCGGAGACGACCAGGGAGGAGATGACAAGGGCGGAGACGATAAGGACGGAGAAAACAAGGGAGAAGATGACAAGGGCTCCGGTGGAAGTGTCGCTACTGCGGCTGCTGCCTCTAGTTCAGGCGGAGACGACGAGGGCGGAGATGATAAAGACGGAGATGACGAGGACTCAGATGGAAGTGTCACCGTTGCGGTTGCTGCCTCTAGTTCAGGCGGAGATGACGAGAGCTCAGATGGAAGTGTCGCCGTTGCGGCTACTGCCTCTAGTTCAGGCGGAGACGACGAGGGCGGAGATGGTAAAGGCGGAGACGATAAGAGCGGAGACGACAAGGGAGGAGATGACAAGAGCGGAGACGACAAGGGAGGAGATGACAAGGGCTCAGGTGGAAGTGCCGCTGCTGCGGCTGCTGCCTCTAGTTCAGGCGGAGACGGCAAGAGCGGAGATGATAAGGGCGGAGATGACGAAAGCTTAGATGGAAGTGTCGCCGTTGCGGTTGCTGCCTCTAGTTCAGGCGGAGATGACGAGAGCTCAGATGGAAGTGTCGCCGTTGCGGCTACTGCCTCTAGTTCAGGCGGAGACGACGAGGGCGGAGATGGTAAAGGCGGAGACGATAAGAGCGGAGACGACAAGGGAGGAGATGACAAGAGCGGAGACGACAAGGGAGGAGATGACAAGGGCTCAGGTGGAAGTGCCGCTGCTGCGGCTGCTGCCTCTAGTTCAGGCGGAGACGGCAAGAGCGGAGATGATAAGGGCGGAGATGACGAAAGCTTAGATGGAAGTGTCGCCGTTGCGGCTACTGACTCTAGTTTAGGCGGAGACGACAAGGGTGGAGATGATAAGGGGGGAGATGACAAGGGCTTAGGTGGAAGTGTCACCGTTACGGTTGCTGTCTCTAGTTTAGACGGAAACGACAAGGGTGGAGACGATAAGGGAAGGGATGACAAGGGCTCAGGTGGAAGTGAACATTAA
- the LOC133530682 gene encoding uncharacterized protein LOC133530682: MTCNQLLTRQQYAYQPGRSTVDAARDVVARVLQHLDDGRQVAAVFCDLSRAFEMIDHALLLDKLSRYGFTGSFYDTIASFLNNRRQCTCVHNSRSQMEPIGSCSVPQGSSTGNNLFLVLINDITSACDDPEYVMFVDDTCIIVNADNIDQLKSTLSMIMLKMSRWFSANGMLLNVDKTNIIHFKLKNKDNTQLDISINNVTVPQVQETRYLGFIIDSGSGLTWAPHIDQICNKVASACFALSRLAPTLSTNNLKKSYFGYFHSILIQGMDLWATSADRDRPFKLQKRALRIIARKTADHPARDLLRHFKILTLPSVYILTACLYVRANKHNYSAYGIRSDRCRARNLLAPPRRRLAKARASLSVFGPKIYNKIPIDIRNVGSDTIFKNKLKALLIKLACYDINELEIPKG, from the coding sequence ATGACATGTAATCAACTACTGACCCGCCAACAGTACGCCTACCAGCCCGGGCGCTCGACGGTTGACGCCGCGCGCGACGTGGTGGCGCGCGTTCTCCAGCACCTCGACGACGGGCGTCAAGTCGCAGCCGTATTCTGCGACTTGTCGCGTGCCTTCGAGATGATTGACCACGCGCTTCTACTAGACAAGTTGTCACGCTACGGCTTCACTGGCAGTTTCTATGATACTATAGCCTCGTTTTTGAATAATCGTAGACAATGCACCTGTGTCCACAATTCGAGGTCACAAATGGAACCTATAGGCAGTTGCTCCGTTCCTCAGGGCTCCTCGACGGGCAATAACctgtttttagtattaattaatgACATCACATCCGCCTGCGATGATCCAGAGTACGTAATGTTCGTGGATGACACGTGCATCATTGTTAACGCTGACAACATTGATCAACTAAAATCCACGTTATCGATGATAATGCTCAAAATGTCTCGATGGTTTTCTGCTAACGGGATGTTACTCAACGTAGACAAAACTAACATAATACactttaaactaaaaaataaagataatactCAACTAGATATCTCAATAAACAACGTCACTGTCCCACAGGTCCAGGAGACTAGGTACCTCGGGTTTATTATTGACTCAGGATCAGGACTGACCTGGGCTCCCCATATTGATCAAATATGCAATAAAGTGGCCTCGGCATGCTTTGCATTGTCTAGGCTTGCCCCTACGTTATCTACCAACAATCtcaaaaaatcatattttggATATTTTCATTCTATCCTCATACAAGGAATGGATCTATGGGCCACATCTGCTGATCGAGATAGACCATTTAAACTACAGAAGCGAGCATTACGAATCATTGCTAGAAAAACGGCCGACCACCCGGCTAGGGATCTGCTCAGACACTTCAAAATCTTGACGCTGCCCAGTGTATACATACTAACTGCATGCCTATACGTCAGAGCTAATAAGCACAACTACTCAGCGTACGGTATTAGAAGCGATAGATGTCGCGCCCGAAATCTACTCGCGCCCCCGCGTCGACGGTTGGCCAAAGCCCGAGCATCTCTCAGCGTCTTCGGgcctaaaatatataataaaattccaaTTGATATTAGAAATGTAGGCAGtgacacaattttcaaaaataaattaaaggctttacttattaaattagcCTGTTACGATATAAACGAACTCGAAATACCTAAGGGATAA